The following are from one region of the Candidatus Binatia bacterium genome:
- the purN gene encoding phosphoribosylglycinamide formyltransferase, with protein sequence MGLLSIGILASGSGTNFESIANAIDRGSLPARIAVVACNRASAAVLDKAKARGIATLFLDHRGFASRTEFDSALADALESCAVDLVALAGFDRIVTAALLHRFPQRVVNIHPALLPAFRGSHAQEQAAGHGVTIAGATVHFVDEHVDHGPILIQGAVAVAPGEDAETLRQRILAVEHRIYPEALRLIAEGRVEIDGRFVRVHGRPGIADECLISPPIER encoded by the coding sequence ATGGGCCTGCTGTCGATCGGCATCCTCGCATCGGGCAGCGGCACGAATTTCGAGTCGATCGCCAATGCCATCGACCGCGGATCCCTCCCTGCGCGCATTGCCGTCGTCGCCTGCAACCGCGCATCGGCGGCGGTGCTCGACAAGGCGAAGGCGCGCGGCATTGCGACGCTGTTTCTCGATCACCGCGGTTTCGCGTCGCGAACGGAATTCGATTCGGCGCTGGCCGATGCGCTCGAGAGCTGCGCCGTCGATCTCGTCGCGCTCGCCGGCTTCGACCGCATCGTCACGGCTGCTCTCCTGCACCGCTTTCCGCAGCGGGTCGTGAACATCCACCCGGCGCTGTTGCCGGCGTTTCGCGGCAGCCACGCCCAGGAGCAGGCCGCCGGGCACGGCGTCACGATCGCCGGCGCGACAGTCCATTTCGTCGACGAGCACGTCGACCACGGGCCGATCCTGATCCAGGGCGCAGTTGCCGTGGCACCCGGCGAGGACGCCGAGACGCTGAGGCAGCGCATCCTCGCCGTCGAGCACCGTATTTACCCCGAAGCGCTCCGGCTGATCGCCGAAGGGCGCGTGGAGATCGACGGGCGCTTCGTGCGCGTGCACGGGCGCCCCGGTATTGCCGACGAGTGCCTGATCAGCCCACCGATCGAACGCTGA
- a CDS encoding ACT domain-containing protein, whose protein sequence is MSHKHWFAMAAIGRDRPGIVADLAECVYGCGCNLEDASMTMLGSEFATLMLVSGSDAGIREKLYEATKRVEWERGLTVFLRPVDPPAARSGGTGYSLSAVGVDKAGIVAGVSRVLADHGVLITDLRGEAKPVAESGTPLYTLAIRMIVPEQCPLPRLQGDLDRAGAGLGIEVSTRPLPPVAGL, encoded by the coding sequence ATGTCCCACAAGCACTGGTTCGCCATGGCGGCCATCGGCCGCGACCGCCCCGGCATCGTCGCCGACCTTGCCGAATGCGTCTACGGCTGCGGCTGCAATCTCGAGGACGCCAGCATGACGATGCTCGGCAGCGAGTTCGCGACGCTGATGCTCGTCAGCGGAAGCGATGCCGGCATCCGCGAAAAGCTCTACGAGGCGACCAAGCGGGTCGAGTGGGAACGAGGCCTGACGGTGTTCCTGAGGCCGGTCGATCCTCCGGCAGCGCGCTCCGGGGGCACCGGGTATTCGCTGTCGGCAGTCGGCGTCGACAAAGCGGGCATCGTTGCGGGCGTTTCCCGGGTGCTGGCCGATCACGGCGTGCTGATCACCGATCTTCGAGGTGAAGCAAAACCTGTCGCCGAGAGTGGAACCCCCCTGTATACGCTGGCGATTCGCATGATCGTTCCCGAACAGTGCCCGCTGCCGCGCCTGCAGGGCGACCTCGACCGTGCCGGTGCGGGGCTCGGCATCGAGGTCAGCACCAGGCCGCTGCCACCGGTGGCTGGCCTCTGA
- the lptE gene encoding LPS assembly lipoprotein LptE, with protein sequence MTWSSPASRYHVVARSVAAAMLVAAALAAASATGCGYSLVRTTAIPSDVRTIYVKVVAPERTDPLLADALAREVRRVLRWNGRFRPVDTEAADAQLLLTITTDRSRAVAFDKFYEALDYQTTVAVDAQLTQGHDVTLWSAQRIAATRGQAAVQGAVVTSSSGFQGGDVTKPQALEQFDNVQLGEERKAAARDAVMKDLAETVYSRMTEGL encoded by the coding sequence GTGACGTGGTCGTCGCCAGCATCGCGGTACCATGTTGTCGCACGCAGCGTTGCGGCGGCCATGCTCGTCGCGGCTGCGTTGGCGGCAGCCTCTGCGACGGGCTGCGGCTACTCGCTCGTGCGCACGACGGCAATTCCGAGCGACGTGCGCACGATCTACGTCAAGGTCGTGGCTCCCGAGCGAACCGATCCTCTGCTTGCCGATGCGCTGGCGCGTGAAGTGCGGCGCGTGCTTCGCTGGAACGGACGTTTCCGCCCCGTCGACACCGAAGCGGCCGACGCCCAGCTCCTGCTGACGATCACGACCGACCGCTCGAGGGCCGTCGCATTCGACAAGTTCTACGAGGCGCTCGACTACCAGACGACGGTGGCCGTCGACGCCCAGCTCACGCAGGGCCACGACGTGACGCTGTGGTCGGCGCAGCGCATCGCCGCGACGCGCGGGCAGGCTGCTGTGCAGGGCGCGGTCGTCACTTCGAGCTCCGGCTTCCAGGGCGGCGATGTCACGAAGCCCCAGGCCCTCGAGCAGTTCGACAACGTGCAGCTGGGCGAGGAGCGCAAGGCCGCCGCGCGCGACGCGGTCATGAAAGACCTCGCCGAGACCGTGTATTCGCGGATGACAGAAGGACTGTGA
- a CDS encoding alpha/beta hydrolase produces the protein MRIPVQDAEIEVQVHEGSGPWILLVHGLGGSSRAWDSLVPFLSSQARVVVPDLRGCGASTRGTRPYTLALVAEDLGRVVRGLGIERCIAVGHSLGGVIVQELLASEPEWLCGAVLISTSSRVGEKAAENWRRLADTVEQRGLGDSPAAAARGFAEQYAEAHPDVVAAYARLGASADRHVYAEQARAASSYDYSKALAAVRCPVLVLQGLADRLTPPGGSVLLHRALPAHARLEMIEEAGHNLPIEMPALVARLIVEFARQASSD, from the coding sequence ATGCGAATCCCTGTCCAAGACGCCGAGATCGAAGTCCAGGTCCACGAAGGCAGCGGCCCGTGGATCCTTCTCGTGCACGGGCTGGGTGGCAGCAGCCGCGCCTGGGACAGCCTGGTTCCGTTTCTTTCGTCGCAGGCTCGCGTCGTCGTCCCCGATCTTCGCGGCTGCGGCGCATCGACGCGAGGAACCCGGCCGTACACGCTGGCACTGGTGGCCGAGGACCTGGGCCGCGTCGTGCGTGGCCTCGGCATCGAGCGTTGTATCGCCGTCGGCCATTCGCTCGGTGGTGTCATTGTCCAGGAGTTGCTCGCGAGCGAACCTGAATGGCTCTGCGGCGCGGTGCTGATCTCGACGTCGAGCCGCGTCGGCGAGAAGGCTGCAGAAAACTGGCGCCGCCTCGCCGATACCGTCGAGCAGCGCGGCCTCGGCGATTCTCCGGCAGCAGCAGCGCGCGGCTTTGCCGAACAGTACGCCGAGGCTCATCCTGATGTCGTCGCCGCCTATGCCAGGCTCGGCGCATCGGCGGACCGTCACGTCTACGCCGAGCAGGCCCGCGCGGCGAGCAGCTACGATTATTCGAAGGCCCTCGCCGCCGTGCGCTGCCCGGTGCTGGTGCTGCAGGGACTGGCCGACCGCCTGACACCGCCGGGCGGATCGGTGCTCCTGCATCGCGCCCTGCCCGCGCACGCGCGCCTCGAGATGATCGAGGAAGCGGGCCACAACCTGCCGATCGAGATGCCGGCCCTGGTTGCCAGGCTGATCGTCGAATTCGCCAGGCAGGCAAGCAGCGACTGA
- a CDS encoding TIGR04283 family arsenosugar biosynthesis glycosyltransferase yields MKLTIVMPVLNEAAAIAAAAGAARAELAPGDELLVVDGGSGDGTAALAAAAGAVVVASERGRGRQMNAGAAAGHGDVLLFLHADTTLPRGFRPELEGLIAAGVRWGHFDIEFDEGGPLLRLIARLISNRSRIMRSATGDQAIFVVRSEFDVVGGYRERHLFEDVDLARRLRERSQPAIPRSRVVTSSRRWRNRGVWGTTLRMWTLKSLYLAGVRAETLERFYGDER; encoded by the coding sequence GTGAAACTGACCATCGTCATGCCGGTACTGAACGAGGCCGCTGCGATCGCCGCCGCGGCCGGTGCGGCCCGAGCCGAGCTGGCGCCCGGCGACGAACTGCTGGTCGTCGACGGAGGCAGCGGCGACGGCACAGCGGCGCTCGCAGCCGCTGCCGGAGCCGTCGTCGTCGCGAGCGAGCGGGGGAGGGGACGCCAGATGAACGCCGGCGCGGCAGCAGGCCACGGCGACGTCCTTCTCTTCCTGCACGCCGACACGACGTTGCCGCGCGGGTTTCGGCCCGAGCTCGAAGGGCTGATCGCAGCGGGCGTGCGCTGGGGACATTTCGACATCGAGTTCGACGAAGGCGGCCCGCTGCTGCGCCTGATCGCGCGCCTGATTTCGAACCGCTCACGCATCATGCGCAGCGCGACCGGCGACCAGGCGATCTTCGTCGTACGCAGCGAGTTCGACGTAGTCGGCGGCTATCGCGAGAGGCACCTGTTCGAAGACGTCGATCTCGCGAGGCGCCTGCGCGAGCGCTCGCAGCCCGCGATTCCGCGCAGTCGCGTCGTCACGTCGTCGCGCCGCTGGCGCAATCGCGGCGTGTGGGGCACGACGCTGCGAATGTGGACGTTGAAGAGCCTCTATCTTGCGGGCGTGCGCGCCGAAACGCTGGAACGCTTCTACGGCGACGAGCGCTGA
- the mazG gene encoding nucleoside triphosphate pyrophosphohydrolase: MTEPRRTFADLVAILHRLRSPGGCPWDAEQTHETLRPYLVEETYEVLEAIDAADDGELRDELGDVLLQVVFHSELAAERAAFTIDDVVENICAKLVRRHPHVFGDVTVTGSTEVERNWTAIKKIERDAKKLRDRGAGAAGGPDRGAGAAEEKKQDESSAIDGVPRALPGLIRAHRIGEKAASVGFDWTCAGDVRRKVDEELAEIDAALADGDTEAAGEEIGDLLLTIASWARHLDVHAELTLEKALAKFSARFRQVEADFRSRGKDPASCSADELDEAWELAKARLRKTSAAS; encoded by the coding sequence GTGACCGAACCGCGGCGCACATTTGCCGATCTCGTCGCGATCCTTCACCGGCTGCGTTCGCCCGGCGGCTGTCCGTGGGACGCCGAGCAGACCCACGAGACGCTGCGACCTTACCTCGTCGAGGAAACCTACGAGGTTCTCGAAGCGATCGACGCGGCCGACGACGGCGAGCTTCGCGACGAGCTGGGAGACGTGCTGCTGCAGGTCGTCTTCCACAGCGAGCTTGCCGCCGAGCGTGCTGCGTTCACGATCGACGACGTCGTCGAGAACATCTGCGCCAAGCTCGTGCGGCGTCATCCGCACGTGTTCGGCGACGTCACCGTCACCGGCAGCACCGAAGTCGAGCGCAACTGGACCGCGATCAAGAAAATCGAACGTGACGCGAAGAAATTGCGCGACCGCGGAGCGGGCGCGGCAGGTGGACCCGACCGCGGAGCGGGCGCGGCAGAGGAAAAGAAACAAGACGAATCGTCCGCCATCGACGGAGTTCCGCGTGCGCTTCCCGGCCTGATTCGCGCCCACCGCATCGGCGAGAAGGCCGCCTCCGTCGGTTTCGACTGGACCTGCGCGGGCGATGTGCGGCGCAAAGTGGACGAAGAGTTGGCGGAGATCGATGCCGCGCTCGCGGACGGCGACACGGAAGCGGCCGGCGAAGAAATCGGCGACCTGCTGCTGACGATCGCGAGCTGGGCTCGCCATCTCGACGTGCACGCCGAGCTTACGCTCGAGAAAGCGCTCGCGAAATTCTCTGCAAGGTTCCGGCAGGTGGAGGCCGACTTTCGAAGCCGGGGCAAGGATCCCGCTTCGTGCTCGGCCGACGAGCTCGACGAGGCCTGGGAACTGGCCAAGGCGCGGCTGCGCAAGACGAGCGCCGCTTCATGA
- a CDS encoding methyltransferase domain-containing protein, with protein sequence MTRAGWQVVALDVSGIALRHVLDRCEPGTVLAVQGDTDQWPLREEAFDLIVQVDFLERRLLSVLERSLKPGGLLLIDTFLDQGRANESGPSRPEFLLKPGELPAVLGSLHVCRYDEMRGATARACFVGRKPVRKSAS encoded by the coding sequence TTGACGCGCGCCGGCTGGCAGGTGGTCGCGCTCGACGTCTCGGGCATCGCGCTGCGACACGTCCTCGATCGCTGCGAGCCGGGAACCGTGCTGGCCGTGCAGGGCGACACGGACCAGTGGCCGCTTCGCGAAGAGGCCTTCGACCTCATCGTGCAAGTGGACTTTCTCGAGCGTCGCCTGCTCTCGGTGCTCGAGCGCTCGCTCAAGCCGGGCGGCCTGCTCCTCATCGACACGTTCCTCGACCAGGGACGCGCAAACGAGAGCGGTCCGTCGAGGCCCGAGTTCCTGTTGAAGCCCGGGGAGTTGCCGGCAGTGCTCGGCAGCCTTCACGTCTGCCGCTACGACGAGATGCGCGGGGCTACGGCGCGCGCCTGCTTTGTCGGCCGCAAACCTGTGCGCAAGTCCGCATCGTAA
- a CDS encoding formyltetrahydrofolate deformylase gives MPASNPAVVSVLGRDQKGVVARICTYLAQHSVNIEKIDQNVMEGLFIMSMLVDLADLDINLDTLILDLKGIGSEMSMDVTVRLHGERMRKRVAILVSREPHCLEALLAARRSGDLDADFPVVLSNHPDLEPLAVAEGIPFRWMPSTDKAAHMQFLAAELAKAGPDLVVLARYMQVLAPELTRGWANRVLNIHPSLLPYYPGANAYKQAYEAGIRVCGCTAHIVTEELDKGPIVLQDVFHIRVGEDSLETVKANGRALEAKVLTKAVQLCVRDELVVLDGKVLFRPGRMA, from the coding sequence ATGCCCGCATCCAATCCGGCCGTCGTCTCGGTGCTGGGGCGCGACCAGAAGGGCGTCGTCGCCCGCATCTGCACGTACCTCGCCCAGCACAGCGTCAACATCGAGAAGATCGACCAGAACGTGATGGAGGGCCTCTTCATCATGTCGATGCTGGTCGACCTGGCCGACCTCGACATCAACCTGGACACGCTGATCCTCGACCTCAAAGGCATCGGCTCCGAGATGTCGATGGACGTCACGGTGCGGCTGCACGGCGAGCGGATGCGCAAGCGCGTCGCGATTCTCGTCTCCAGGGAGCCGCATTGCCTCGAAGCCCTGCTGGCGGCACGGCGCAGCGGCGACCTCGACGCCGACTTTCCCGTCGTGCTGTCGAACCACCCCGACCTGGAGCCGCTGGCCGTTGCCGAGGGCATTCCGTTTCGCTGGATGCCCTCGACCGACAAAGCGGCCCACATGCAGTTCCTTGCCGCCGAGCTGGCCAAGGCGGGCCCCGACCTGGTGGTCCTCGCCCGGTACATGCAGGTTCTTGCGCCCGAGCTGACCCGCGGCTGGGCCAATCGCGTCCTGAACATCCACCCGTCGCTGCTGCCGTATTACCCGGGCGCCAACGCCTACAAGCAGGCCTACGAGGCCGGCATCCGCGTTTGCGGCTGCACGGCCCACATCGTCACCGAAGAGCTCGACAAGGGCCCTATCGTCCTCCAGGACGTCTTCCACATCCGCGTAGGCGAGGACTCGCTCGAGACCGTCAAGGCCAACGGGAGGGCCCTGGAAGCCAAGGTCCTGACGAAGGCCGTGCAGCTGTGCGTGCGCGACGAGCTGGTCGTGCTCGACGGGAAAGTGCTGTTCCGGCCGGGCCGGATGGCGTGA
- a CDS encoding tetratricopeptide repeat protein translates to MGSFRGTAVRIAAGWLLAIAQVTGALSAVALMPALALALETDPQVSQAERTLRSAELRTKPDPTALELYRKASTEAESALSRNPDSAGANFVYFAATGRVLLADGVAKNLLALRALDRKYLDRALSLDPRYPNALAAKGGVLLDLPTLIGGDPAAGLKLLERAIALNPGGPGTRVSLARALARNGDVDEARRQVRRAAHLACIQGRRKVLDEALALIDQIDPEFAKASGP, encoded by the coding sequence ATGGGGAGTTTCAGGGGGACGGCAGTTCGGATCGCAGCCGGATGGCTGCTGGCGATTGCGCAGGTGACCGGCGCACTCAGCGCGGTTGCGCTCATGCCTGCGCTCGCGCTGGCGCTGGAAACGGACCCGCAGGTGTCGCAGGCCGAGCGCACGCTTCGATCAGCCGAACTGCGCACCAAACCCGACCCCACCGCACTCGAGCTCTACCGCAAGGCCAGTACGGAGGCTGAATCTGCGCTCAGCCGCAACCCCGATTCGGCCGGGGCCAACTTCGTGTATTTCGCCGCCACAGGTCGTGTCCTTCTCGCCGACGGGGTGGCCAAGAACCTGCTCGCACTGCGCGCCCTCGATCGAAAGTACCTCGACCGCGCGCTATCGCTGGATCCGCGCTACCCCAACGCCCTTGCCGCCAAGGGCGGAGTGCTGCTCGACCTGCCTACGCTGATCGGTGGCGATCCGGCCGCCGGCCTGAAGCTGCTCGAGCGCGCCATCGCGCTCAATCCCGGCGGCCCCGGCACCCGCGTCTCCCTTGCCAGAGCGCTGGCGCGCAACGGCGACGTCGACGAGGCGCGCCGCCAGGTACGGCGCGCAGCCCATCTCGCGTGCATCCAGGGCCGCCGAAAGGTGCTCGACGAAGCCCTCGCGCTGATCGACCAGATCGATCCCGAGTTCGCGAAGGCTTCGGGCCCGTGA
- a CDS encoding phosphoribosyltransferase family protein — MTLLSRLHRLRNLAQVCAACGRRGDGRFCQRCRGASGIGEIAWRLQESEPQGCYVGVYRVHGSAMLSPVARCLHSFKDRGDRQSGAVLAAVFAECCATSLVGVHAVVPVPADPVRLRERGLSPAAWLARALGRAGGLPMITSAMARAGPGRAQRGLAGAARRTNLRSAFVPGACAVDGLSLLLVDDVVTTGATLAAASRCLVAAGAARVTAAVLICADDEIIRRCRSRTGPDGTQGTAAPPRPAEPRAHRCSISRGRHPVTALPSTSLAAPGVTARD, encoded by the coding sequence GTGACCCTGCTCTCCCGACTGCACCGGCTGAGAAACCTGGCGCAAGTCTGTGCCGCTTGCGGCCGGCGCGGAGACGGCCGTTTCTGCCAGCGCTGCCGCGGCGCCAGTGGCATCGGCGAGATCGCGTGGCGGCTTCAGGAAAGCGAGCCGCAAGGATGTTACGTCGGCGTCTACCGCGTGCACGGCAGCGCGATGCTCTCGCCGGTTGCACGCTGCCTGCATTCGTTCAAGGACCGCGGCGACCGTCAGTCGGGCGCCGTTCTGGCCGCCGTGTTCGCGGAGTGCTGCGCGACCTCGCTCGTGGGCGTCCACGCCGTCGTGCCCGTGCCTGCCGATCCGGTGCGGCTTCGCGAACGCGGCCTCAGCCCTGCGGCCTGGCTCGCCCGCGCGCTCGGCCGCGCCGGCGGGCTTCCGATGATCACGTCTGCCATGGCGAGGGCCGGCCCCGGCCGCGCCCAGCGAGGCCTGGCGGGCGCTGCCCGCCGCACCAACCTGCGCAGCGCTTTTGTCCCCGGCGCCTGCGCCGTCGACGGCCTGTCGCTGCTGCTCGTCGACGATGTCGTCACGACGGGAGCCACGCTCGCGGCGGCCTCGCGTTGCCTCGTCGCTGCAGGTGCGGCACGAGTAACCGCGGCGGTGCTGATCTGCGCCGACGACGAGATCATTCGCAGATGTCGATCGAGGACAGGACCAGATGGGACGCAAGGTACCGCGGCTCCGCCGCGCCCGGCGGAGCCGCGCGCGCATCGGTGCTCGATCTCGCGCGGCCGCCATCCGGTGACTGCCTTGCCCTCGACGTCGCTTGCGGCGCCGGGCGTCACTGCGAGGGATTGA
- the purM gene encoding phosphoribosylformylglycinamidine cyclo-ligase produces the protein MPKARGLTYRSAGVDIDAADHLVTRIAKLAAATRIPGVLGGVGPFAASFAVPRGLREPVMVSSTDGVGTKLAVACLAGRHDTIGIDLVAMNANDLVTTGARPLFFLDYFATGSLRGVDGEAIVRGIADGCRIAGMALVGGETAELPGFYKPGDYDLAGFCVGIAERRRMIDGRKVRAGDVVLGLDSTGLHSNGYSLARRALGATTRRALDRRVDALGTTLGKALLEPTAIYVKPVLALCAKVDVHAMAHITGGGIPGNLVRVLPASVRAAVERKRLRSLPIFEMIRERGRVSRAEMDRTFNCGTGFAVVLAEASADRAIRFLARRGIGSRVIGAIEKGRRSVVYRED, from the coding sequence ATGCCGAAAGCCCGGGGGCTTACGTACCGCAGCGCCGGTGTCGACATCGACGCCGCCGACCACCTCGTCACGAGGATCGCAAAGCTCGCCGCGGCAACCCGCATTCCCGGAGTGCTCGGCGGAGTCGGTCCTTTCGCCGCGTCGTTCGCAGTGCCGCGCGGGCTTCGCGAGCCGGTCATGGTCTCGTCGACCGACGGCGTCGGCACCAAGCTCGCCGTCGCCTGCCTGGCGGGGCGCCACGACACGATCGGCATCGACCTGGTCGCGATGAACGCGAACGATCTCGTCACCACCGGCGCGCGCCCGCTGTTCTTCCTCGATTACTTCGCGACCGGCTCGCTGAGGGGCGTCGACGGCGAGGCCATCGTGCGCGGCATTGCCGACGGTTGCCGCATCGCCGGCATGGCGCTCGTCGGCGGCGAAACGGCAGAGCTCCCAGGCTTCTACAAGCCGGGCGACTACGATCTGGCGGGCTTCTGCGTCGGCATCGCCGAACGGCGCCGCATGATCGACGGCCGCAAGGTACGCGCCGGCGACGTCGTTCTCGGCCTGGATTCGACCGGGCTTCACAGCAACGGCTACAGCCTGGCCCGCCGCGCCCTCGGCGCCACGACACGCCGGGCGCTGGACCGCCGCGTCGATGCGCTGGGCACCACGCTCGGCAAGGCGCTTCTCGAGCCGACGGCAATCTACGTGAAGCCCGTGCTCGCGCTTTGCGCAAAAGTGGACGTGCACGCGATGGCGCACATCACCGGCGGCGGCATCCCCGGCAACCTGGTGCGGGTGCTTCCCGCATCCGTGCGTGCGGCCGTCGAAAGAAAGCGGCTTCGCAGCCTGCCGATTTTCGAGATGATCCGCGAGCGCGGGCGCGTAAGCCGCGCCGAAATGGATCGCACGTTCAACTGCGGAACCGGGTTTGCGGTGGTGCTCGCGGAGGCTTCGGCCGACCGTGCGATCCGCTTCCTTGCGCGCCGCGGGATCGGCAGCCGCGTGATCGGCGCCATCGAAAAGGGCCGTCGCTCGGTCGTCTACCGCGAGGACTGA
- the murJ gene encoding murein biosynthesis integral membrane protein MurJ, which produces MAAVSSTKEAPVTEDGPDEKGQVSRAAHLLAAMTMLSRVAGLLRDVSVGAVFGTSAAADAFFVAFRIPNLMRRMVAEGATSAAFVPVFTESLANEGLEGCMTASAAVGGTAIVVLAVLTVVGMALAGPLTALFAPGFQADPSKQALTVSLTRWTFPYLFLVGTAAWEMGVHHTLRRFALPAAGPVLMNLAIIAAALGVAPHLSSPAWALVGGVLAGGVLQACVQMPSLRRLGLRPRMLLAVRHPAVARCARLMVAAVAGGSIYQVSVVVATVFASLLPARTVSYLWYADRVFEFPLGIVAVAVGTAALPSLAAQASSRRLEAMGQTLVHSMSLTIAFCLPAAIGLLLLARDITTLLFERGSFTASDSAMTAWALEAGVPGLLGVAMVRVLSAAFFALEKPRIPVLAGLGSLVLSCILSVALMGPVQDVTSWAGAPVQWLQQHIGIVDMRHAGLSLATGLSASVDAAVLLVVVRRVLPSLDLAPLARSTLVHAAAGVAMAIAVEGWMSVSSQWSFGGVLALKVGVAVTLGCASYLAVASRLGSAEIDELLARFRTSATATGGIDGRAPS; this is translated from the coding sequence GTGGCGGCGGTTTCTTCGACAAAAGAAGCACCGGTAACGGAGGACGGCCCGGACGAGAAGGGGCAGGTTTCTCGCGCCGCCCACCTGCTGGCCGCGATGACGATGCTGTCGCGGGTCGCCGGCCTGCTGCGCGATGTCTCGGTAGGCGCCGTATTCGGCACCAGCGCCGCAGCCGACGCGTTCTTCGTCGCGTTCCGCATCCCGAACCTGATGCGCCGGATGGTCGCCGAGGGAGCAACTTCGGCAGCCTTCGTCCCGGTGTTCACCGAGAGTCTCGCCAATGAGGGCCTCGAGGGCTGCATGACGGCGTCGGCCGCCGTGGGCGGCACGGCGATCGTCGTGCTCGCGGTACTGACGGTCGTCGGAATGGCGCTGGCTGGACCGCTGACCGCGCTGTTTGCGCCCGGCTTCCAGGCCGACCCGTCCAAGCAGGCGCTGACCGTCTCGCTGACGCGCTGGACCTTTCCGTACCTGTTCCTGGTCGGAACCGCGGCCTGGGAGATGGGAGTCCACCACACGCTGCGCCGTTTCGCGCTGCCGGCTGCCGGACCGGTGCTGATGAACCTTGCGATCATCGCCGCGGCGCTCGGCGTCGCGCCGCATCTTTCGTCGCCGGCGTGGGCCCTGGTCGGCGGCGTGCTGGCCGGCGGCGTGCTTCAGGCCTGCGTACAGATGCCGTCGCTCCGGCGGCTGGGCCTGCGGCCGCGCATGCTGCTGGCGGTCCGGCATCCTGCTGTCGCGCGCTGCGCCAGGCTGATGGTTGCCGCCGTCGCGGGCGGCTCGATCTACCAGGTCAGCGTCGTCGTCGCGACGGTGTTCGCATCGCTGCTTCCGGCGCGAACCGTCTCCTACTTGTGGTACGCCGACCGCGTATTCGAGTTTCCTCTCGGCATCGTAGCCGTCGCGGTCGGCACCGCCGCGCTGCCGAGTCTTGCCGCCCAGGCTTCGTCTCGCCGTCTCGAGGCGATGGGCCAGACTCTCGTGCACTCGATGTCGCTGACGATCGCGTTCTGCCTGCCCGCGGCAATCGGGCTGCTGCTTCTCGCCCGCGACATCACGACGCTGCTGTTCGAGCGCGGGAGCTTTACCGCGTCCGATTCCGCGATGACCGCATGGGCGCTCGAGGCCGGCGTTCCCGGTCTTCTCGGCGTCGCCATGGTGCGCGTGCTGTCGGCGGCGTTCTTCGCGCTCGAGAAGCCGCGCATCCCGGTGCTGGCGGGGCTGGGAAGCCTGGTCCTCAGCTGCATTCTGTCGGTCGCGCTGATGGGGCCGGTGCAGGACGTGACGTCGTGGGCCGGTGCGCCCGTCCAATGGCTGCAGCAGCATATCGGCATCGTCGACATGCGCCATGCGGGCCTCTCGCTCGCGACCGGACTTTCCGCAAGCGTTGACGCTGCAGTCCTGCTCGTCGTGGTGCGCCGCGTGTTGCCGTCGCTCGACCTGGCCCCTCTCGCACGATCGACGCTCGTGCACGCGGCCGCAGGCGTCGCGATGGCGATTGCGGTCGAAGGATGGATGAGCGTGTCGTCGCAGTGGAGCTTCGGCGGCGTGCTCGCGCTGAAGGTCGGCGTCGCGGTGACGCTCGGCTGCGCGAGCTACCTTGCGGTTGCATCGCGCCTCGGCAGCGCCGAGATCGACGAGCTGCTGGCGAGATTCCGCACGAGCGCAACGGCTACGGGCGGGATCGACGGCCGGGCGCCTTCATGA
- the rpsT gene encoding 30S ribosomal protein S20 — translation MANHPSALKRHRQSEKARVANRAVRAKLRTMVRQLREAVAAGDKDAASARLRDASSQLHKAAGKGVLHRRTADRQTSRLARSVSALG, via the coding sequence GTGGCCAATCATCCGTCGGCGCTCAAGCGCCACCGCCAGTCCGAAAAAGCCCGTGTCGCCAACCGCGCCGTGCGCGCAAAGCTTCGCACGATGGTGCGCCAGCTTCGCGAGGCCGTCGCCGCCGGCGACAAGGACGCCGCCTCCGCAAGGCTGCGCGACGCCTCGAGCCAGCTCCACAAGGCCGCCGGCAAGGGCGTCTTGCACCGCCGCACTGCCGACCGCCAGACCAGCCGCCTGGCCCGCAGCGTCTCTGCTCTGGGCTGA